The genome window AATTAAAATGTTTTCTGATTTGATTTTGCAAATAGCGTTTATAACTAAAATGCAAGGCTTTAGGACGATTCATGATTAGAGCTATTTTTGGAGGTGCTAAGTCATACTGCACGGCATAGTATATCTTAACTAGTTTTCCATAATCATGAGGCAATGGGTGTGCTCTTGTGGCCTCTTCTACTAAAGCATTTAACTTTGCTGTTGGAATTTTTTGTGTGAAATTTGCAAAAACTTCTAAGATTTTATCTAAAAGTACGTGCACTCTTTTTCCACTTAAAGCCGATACGCTTACAACAGGTGCATAAGCTAGAAATTTAAAACGATCTAGTTTTAATTCTTTTAAAGTTTTGTCAAAATCAAGCTCGCTTTTATCCCATTTGTTTAAAACAATAATCACACCCAAACAATGTTTGGCAGCAAGTCCTGCGATACGCTCATCTAACTCGTTAAAACCCTCAGCTGCATCTAGAACTAAAAGCGCAATTTGGGCATTAGCTAGAGCATATTCGGTTCTATTGAGTGCATAGCGCTCTAAGCCTTGTATTTTTCCACGTTTTCTAATCCCTGCAGTGTCTACAAATTCGATGATTTTATCTTTATGCATAATGCTTTCATTAACAGGATCAATGGTAGTACCTGCTATATCGCTTACCACACTACGTTCTTCTTTTACTAAGGCATTTAAAAGACTTGATTTTCCTACATTCACTCTACCAATAATCCCTACTTTAATGTGGTTTTCATTGATGGTTTTTAGTTTAAAATCTCCGCTATTTTCATCAAAATTTTCTAAATAACTTTCAAAATCTTCTTCTTCATCTGCATTTAAAAAGCTTTCATTTAAGAATTTACCAGCCCACATGCAAAGCTCATCGATGCCTATATTATGTGTAACCGAGATGTTAAAAACTTCTTTAACACCAAAATTTGAAAATTCCCAAGATCTTTCTTCATCTTTTTTGTTATCGACTTTATTGATTACTAAAGCTATGGGTTTGTTGAGTTTTTTCATTTCATAAAAAAATGCTTTATCTTCATCATCAGGTAGGAATTTACCATCAACCATATAAAAGATAATATCGCTATTTTTAGCAGCTTTGAGAGAATTTGCTTTGACGTTTTTAAAAAGCTCGTTGCTCTCATCAAGCCCACCGCTGTCTATTAACAAAGCTTTTTTACCATCAATCTCTACTTCGATTTTGTTTGTATCTCTTGTGGTTCCGCTAATATCGCTAGTGATAGCTATACGTTTTCTTGCAAGTCTATTAAAAAGACTTGATTTGCCAACATTAGGTTTTCCTATTAAAATAATACTTTGCATTGATACCCATTTTTTAAATTTTTATTTGTGATTATATAAAAATTGCCTTAAAATTAAGCAAAAAAGACTAAAATAACGGGAATTTTTATGTGGAATTAATATGTTAAGAATTGTCAAAAAAAATTTAGGTATATATTTTATGATTATTGCTTCGATAGAGTTTGCACTTGTGGGTGCTTGTGCAAAAATTTTAAGCGAAGAATTATCATCAATTGAAATTATGTTTTTTAGAAATATCATAGGCACCGCTTTCATGCTCTATGCTCTTTCAAAATTAAATTTTCATAAAAGTGGTGGACATCTTGGACTGCTTATTTTTAGAGGTATTATAGGAACAGTTGCTTTATATCTTTTCTTTTATAATGTTTCTAATATTTCCCTAGGAGGTGCTTTTGCATTTCAAAAAACAGCACCTATTTTTATAGCTTTAATTGCCTTTTTGTTTTTTAAAGAGAGGTTAGGGTTAAAAGCGTGTTTTGGAATTTTGATCGCTTTTATTGGGGTGTTATTGGTTTGTCAGCCTTTTGCAGATAGTAGTACGCATTCGGGTTTTGATTTAAAAAATAGCATTCTGGGAATTTTAAGTGGTTTTTTTGCAGCTTTGGCGCTAACTAGCGTAAGAGAACTTAGAAAATCATATCCAGCGCCTTTTATAGCCTTATCTTTTGTTTTGATTGGTACTTTAATGCCTTTGGTTTCTATGATCATAGGTTCATTTTACGAGGCAAAAGAATTGGACTTTTTAATCGCACCTTTTGTTATGCCTAGTTTTAAAGCTTGGATTTTTATTATTTTAATGGGTATTTTTGGTGCTATGTATCAAATTCATGTTACCAAAGCTTATGGTGTAGCAAAAAAAGCAGGAGTGGTTGCAGGGGTTAGTTATATAGATGTAGTTTTTACTTTATTTTTGGGTATATTGCTAGGAGATGATTTTCCTAGTTTGATGGTTTTTATAGGAATTTTCAGCATTGTTATAGGAGGAATTATTTTGGTAAGTAAACAAACAAAAGGAAAGAAAGATGGAAAATAAAACAGACTTAATTTATGGCTTAGAAGACAGGCCACCATTTGCTAAGGCTTTTTTTGCTGCGTTAGTGCATTTGATGGCAATGTTTGTGGCTGTTATTACGCCTGCTTTGTTGATTTGTAAAGGACTTGGGGTAGATGATAGCAATACAGCTAGAATCATTTGTATGTCGCTTTTTGCTTCAGGCGTAGCTTCGCTTTTGCAAATTAAGACTTGGGGTCCTGTGGGAAGTGGTCTTTTGTCTATTCAAGGAACAAGTTTTAATTTTGTTACGCCTATTATTTTGGGTGGACTAGTTTTAAAAGATAATGGTTTGAGTCAAGAAGCGATGCTTGGAGCGATTTTTGGGACTTTAATGCTTTGTTCTACCACAGAGATGATTATTTCTCAAATTCTTCCTTTTGTTAGGAGAATTATTTCGCCTTTGGTTTCAGGCATTGTTGTGATGATTATAGGTCTTAGTTTGATCAATGTAGGTTTGATAAGTGCTGGAGGTGGTTTTGCTGCTAAAGCAAGCGGGGAATTTGGTTCATTGCAAAATTTATTGCTTGCTGCAGTGGTGATTTTAAGTATTGTTATTTTAAATCGTTTTGATAATGTATATATAAGAATTTCATCTTTATTTATCGCTATGATTATAGGGCTTTTGGTGGCTATGACTTTTGAAAACTTTAGCTTTAGCTTTAATGAAAATTTACCTTTGATCTTTTTACCCGATCCTTTGCATTATGGCTTAAGTATTGATTATAATTTGATTTTACCTTTGATTTTGGTTTTTATGGTAACTTCTTTAGAGACTATTGGTGATATTAGTGCAACAAGTGAAGTTTCAAACCAACCTGTTAAAGGTGAGCTTTATGCTAAAAGGTTAAAAGGAGGGGTTTTGGCTAATGGTCTTAACTCTTTTGTTTCGGCTTTTTTCAATACCTTCCCTAATTCGTGTTTTGGTCAAAACAATGGCGTTATAGCTTTAACGGGTGTTGCAAGTCGCTATGTGGGCTTTATAGTTGCTTTTATGCTGATGATTTTAGGATTATTTCCTATTGTAGCAGATATTACATTGCAAATTCCAGAGCCTGTTTTGGGTGGGGCAACTTTAGTGATGTTTGGTACGATAGCTGCAACGGGGGTTAGGATTATTTCAAAAGAAAATTTAAACCGTCGTTCTATTATTATCATTGCAATGAGTTTGGGTATAGGACTTGGTGTTTCAAATAATCCTGATATTTTAAATTTTATGCCTTTATGGTTTAAGACTTTATTTTCTTCAGGGATTGCAGCAGGAGGAATTACAGCGATTATTTTAAATTTTGTTTTTCCACTTGAAGAAAATACAAAAAATAAAGTAAAATAATAAAACAAGGAAAAATAGATGAAAAAAATGATATTAATTGCAGGTCCTTGTGTGATAGAAAGCGAAGAGCTTGTTTTTAAGGTTGCGCAAGAACTAGAGTGCTTTTTAAAAGATGATAGAATTGATTTTTATTTTAAATCAAGCTTTGATAAGGCAAATCGCACAAGTATTAATAGCTTCAGAGGACCAGGCATTGAAAAGGGTCTGGAGGTTTTGCAAAAAGTAAAAGATAAATTTGGTATGCAAATTCTCACTGATATTCATGAAAGTTCTCAAGCAAGCATTGCGGCTGAGGTTGTAGATGTTTTGCAAATCCCTGCGTTTTTGTGCAGACAGACCGACCTTTTAGTGGCAGCTGCTAAAACAAAAGCAAAAGTTAATGTAAAAAAAGGACAATTTTTAAATCCTGATGATATTAAATACAGTGTAGCTAAAATTTTACAAACTAGAGGCATTGATGAAGAGGGGTTTGAAGTTGCAAAAGAAAATGGTGTTTTTGTGGCTGAAAGAGGTTCGAGTTTTGGTTATGGGAATTTAGTGGTAGATATGCGAAGTTTGGTTATTATGAGAAAATACGCTCCAGTTATTTTTGATGCTACCCATAGTGTCCAAATGCCAGGGGCAAATGGAGGAAGCAGTGGCGGCAAGAGCGAATTTGTTGAACCTTTAGCAAGAGCCGCTGCTAGTGTTGGTGTAGATGGATTTTTCTTTGAAACGCATATTAATCCTTGTGAGGCTTTGTGTGATGGTCCAAATATGCTTGATCTTTCAAGACTTAAAAATTGCGTTGATACGCTTTTAAAAATTCAAGAAATCATTTAAAAAGGAAACATATGAAGATAATAGAAGGAAACTTAAGTTTAAAAGGTGATGAGAAAATCGCAATCATTAATGCAAGATTTAACCACATCA of Campylobacter sp. 2014D-0216 contains these proteins:
- the kdsA gene encoding 3-deoxy-8-phosphooctulonate synthase is translated as MKKMILIAGPCVIESEELVFKVAQELECFLKDDRIDFYFKSSFDKANRTSINSFRGPGIEKGLEVLQKVKDKFGMQILTDIHESSQASIAAEVVDVLQIPAFLCRQTDLLVAAAKTKAKVNVKKGQFLNPDDIKYSVAKILQTRGIDEEGFEVAKENGVFVAERGSSFGYGNLVVDMRSLVIMRKYAPVIFDATHSVQMPGANGGSSGGKSEFVEPLARAAASVGVDGFFFETHINPCEALCDGPNMLDLSRLKNCVDTLLKIQEII
- a CDS encoding DMT family transporter, which codes for MLRIVKKNLGIYFMIIASIEFALVGACAKILSEELSSIEIMFFRNIIGTAFMLYALSKLNFHKSGGHLGLLIFRGIIGTVALYLFFYNVSNISLGGAFAFQKTAPIFIALIAFLFFKERLGLKACFGILIAFIGVLLVCQPFADSSTHSGFDLKNSILGILSGFFAALALTSVRELRKSYPAPFIALSFVLIGTLMPLVSMIIGSFYEAKELDFLIAPFVMPSFKAWIFIILMGIFGAMYQIHVTKAYGVAKKAGVVAGVSYIDVVFTLFLGILLGDDFPSLMVFIGIFSIVIGGIILVSKQTKGKKDGK
- the der gene encoding ribosome biogenesis GTPase Der, which translates into the protein MQSIILIGKPNVGKSSLFNRLARKRIAITSDISGTTRDTNKIEVEIDGKKALLIDSGGLDESNELFKNVKANSLKAAKNSDIIFYMVDGKFLPDDEDKAFFYEMKKLNKPIALVINKVDNKKDEERSWEFSNFGVKEVFNISVTHNIGIDELCMWAGKFLNESFLNADEEEDFESYLENFDENSGDFKLKTINENHIKVGIIGRVNVGKSSLLNALVKEERSVVSDIAGTTIDPVNESIMHKDKIIEFVDTAGIRKRGKIQGLERYALNRTEYALANAQIALLVLDAAEGFNELDERIAGLAAKHCLGVIIVLNKWDKSELDFDKTLKELKLDRFKFLAYAPVVSVSALSGKRVHVLLDKILEVFANFTQKIPTAKLNALVEEATRAHPLPHDYGKLVKIYYAVQYDLAPPKIALIMNRPKALHFSYKRYLQNQIRKHFNFEGVPLILASRKKGSKDEQEG
- a CDS encoding uracil-xanthine permease family protein — translated: MENKTDLIYGLEDRPPFAKAFFAALVHLMAMFVAVITPALLICKGLGVDDSNTARIICMSLFASGVASLLQIKTWGPVGSGLLSIQGTSFNFVTPIILGGLVLKDNGLSQEAMLGAIFGTLMLCSTTEMIISQILPFVRRIISPLVSGIVVMIIGLSLINVGLISAGGGFAAKASGEFGSLQNLLLAAVVILSIVILNRFDNVYIRISSLFIAMIIGLLVAMTFENFSFSFNENLPLIFLPDPLHYGLSIDYNLILPLILVFMVTSLETIGDISATSEVSNQPVKGELYAKRLKGGVLANGLNSFVSAFFNTFPNSCFGQNNGVIALTGVASRYVGFIVAFMLMILGLFPIVADITLQIPEPVLGGATLVMFGTIAATGVRIISKENLNRRSIIIIAMSLGIGLGVSNNPDILNFMPLWFKTLFSSGIAAGGITAIILNFVFPLEENTKNKVK